The Polycladomyces subterraneus genome contains a region encoding:
- a CDS encoding ArsR/SmtB family transcription factor, with amino-acid sequence MEIHLLAECHKALGDPTRLKILALLKEEELCVCELVEILKMSQPAVSQHMRRLKHAGLVKERRQGQWVFYSLDGTQFPFMQSVLSCLPDMRGEIDHLKEKGLKVQCGS; translated from the coding sequence ATGGAAATTCATCTGCTCGCCGAATGTCACAAAGCATTGGGAGATCCGACACGTCTGAAGATCTTGGCACTGTTGAAGGAAGAAGAGTTGTGTGTTTGCGAGTTGGTCGAGATCCTGAAAATGAGTCAACCCGCTGTGTCCCAGCATATGCGTCGATTGAAACACGCCGGTCTGGTCAAGGAACGTCGTCAGGGACAGTGGGTGTTTTACTCCTTGGACGGGACCCAGTTTCCTTTCATGCAAAGTGTGTTGTCCTGTTTACCCGACATGCGCGGGGAGATTGACCACTTAAAGGAAAAAGGGTTAAAGGTGCAGTGCGGATCATGA
- a CDS encoding segregation and condensation protein A, whose amino-acid sequence MDVKIKLDTFEGPLDLLLHLIERAEVDIYEVPIARITDQYMEYLSAMQEWEMEIASEFLVMAATLLAIKSKMLLPRQEPAEMEMDEYTEWEEEDDPREALIERLLEYKKYKKLADVLREHESSRSLVYSRPPMDLTPYARERNPLEGIRPDDLLQFFVDVLRQQKESQQVARVSREEISIGDRISEILERLRTEGGAVRFSRLVERGRITREWIVTTFLAILELMKAKRIICRQERLFDDLWIIAADVRGDQSLGTAGEEGDH is encoded by the coding sequence GTGGACGTCAAAATCAAACTGGATACGTTCGAGGGGCCGTTGGATCTATTGCTTCATCTGATCGAACGGGCCGAGGTGGACATCTACGAGGTACCGATCGCACGGATTACCGATCAGTACATGGAATACTTATCTGCGATGCAGGAATGGGAGATGGAGATCGCAAGCGAGTTCCTGGTGATGGCGGCCACATTGCTGGCCATCAAGAGCAAGATGTTGTTGCCGCGGCAAGAACCGGCGGAGATGGAAATGGACGAGTACACCGAGTGGGAGGAAGAGGACGACCCGCGTGAAGCGCTGATCGAACGGCTGTTGGAGTACAAAAAGTACAAAAAGCTGGCTGACGTGTTGCGCGAACACGAATCCAGCCGCAGTTTGGTCTATTCCCGTCCCCCGATGGATCTGACGCCGTATGCACGGGAACGGAATCCCCTGGAAGGGATCCGGCCGGACGATTTGTTGCAGTTTTTTGTGGACGTACTCCGTCAGCAGAAAGAATCACAACAAGTGGCCCGGGTTTCACGGGAGGAGATTTCCATCGGCGACCGAATCAGCGAGATCCTCGAACGTTTACGCACTGAGGGCGGGGCTGTCCGCTTTTCACGTCTGGTGGAACGCGGCCGTATCACCCGGGAATGGATCGTCACTACATTTTTGGCGATTTTGGAGCTGATGAAGGCCAAACGGATCATTTGCCGACAGGAACGGCTGTTTGATGATTTGTGGATTATTGCGGCAGATGTGAGGGGGGATCAGTCGCTTGGAACCGCGGGAGAGGAAGGCGATCATTGA
- the scpB gene encoding SMC-Scp complex subunit ScpB, translating into MEPRERKAIIEGLLFAAGEEGLHPKEIAEYLETDVRTVRETIREMQEEWRQAGRGVQIVEVAQVYQMTTLPEHSPYFEKLAQAPNRSVLSRAALETLAIIAYRQPITRMEVEEVRGVKSERTIQSLLRKGLVKEVGRAEGLGRPILYGTTREFLDYFGLKSLDELPMPDTIFDWAEWEAERKELYRRLGVDRDAVSETAISTEEDQMEEER; encoded by the coding sequence TTGGAACCGCGGGAGAGGAAGGCGATCATTGAAGGATTGTTGTTTGCCGCCGGTGAGGAGGGTTTGCATCCCAAAGAGATTGCCGAGTATCTGGAAACCGATGTCCGCACTGTTCGGGAAACGATTCGCGAGATGCAAGAGGAATGGCGGCAGGCGGGCCGTGGTGTGCAGATTGTCGAAGTGGCGCAGGTATACCAGATGACCACCTTGCCGGAACACAGCCCGTATTTCGAAAAACTGGCTCAGGCGCCCAATCGGTCTGTTCTGTCCCGTGCAGCATTAGAAACGTTGGCGATCATCGCCTACCGTCAGCCGATTACGCGCATGGAAGTAGAGGAAGTGCGGGGCGTCAAAAGCGAACGTACCATCCAATCCCTTCTGCGCAAAGGATTGGTGAAGGAAGTGGGACGTGCCGAAGGATTGGGTCGTCCCATTCTGTACGGAACAACGCGAGAGTTTTTGGACTACTTCGGATTGAAGAGTTTGGACGAACTGCCCATGCCCGATACGATTTTTGACTGGGCCGAATGGGAAGCCGAACGAAAGGAATTGTACAGACGCTTGGGTGTGGACCGTGATGCTGTGTCGGAGACGGCAATCTCGACCGAAGAGGATCAGATGGAGGAAGAAAGATGA
- the arsC gene encoding arsenate reductase (thioredoxin) translates to MKNDKQIIYFLCTGNSCRSQMAEGFAKKYLGDRFEVYSAGIEAHGLNPNAVKVMAEKGIDISGQTSDVIDPELLNRADYVITLCGDANDKCPMTPPRVKREHWGFDDPAKATGTEEEKWAVFRRVRDEIEARIQRFAREERAE, encoded by the coding sequence ATGAAAAATGATAAGCAAATCATCTACTTTCTGTGCACGGGAAATTCCTGCCGCAGTCAGATGGCAGAAGGGTTCGCCAAGAAATACTTGGGTGATCGGTTTGAAGTGTACAGTGCGGGGATCGAGGCACACGGTCTGAATCCCAATGCGGTCAAGGTGATGGCAGAGAAAGGCATCGACATCTCCGGTCAGACCTCGGATGTGATCGACCCCGAATTGTTGAACCGGGCGGATTATGTGATCACATTGTGTGGAGATGCCAACGACAAGTGCCCCATGACCCCGCCTCGTGTCAAAAGGGAACATTGGGGATTTGACGACCCGGCCAAAGCAACGGGGACTGAGGAGGAAAAATGGGCAGTGTTCCGGCGAGTACGTGATGAGATTGAAGCCCGTATCCAACGGTTTGCACGAGAGGAACGGGCGGAATAA